From Musa acuminata AAA Group cultivar baxijiao chromosome BXJ3-8, Cavendish_Baxijiao_AAA, whole genome shotgun sequence, one genomic window encodes:
- the LOC135644414 gene encoding nuclear transcription factor Y subunit A-3-like has product MDIMAENGNQLKHLGHQMHNQNSPSTQSTGQPHQEVSETSDCNNHEQHISSQSGVNNTPKKPVECHMKAVLSLGASEATYAPPKLDCSQPFACISYPYADIYYGGIPAVYGPHAIIHPQMAGVASYARVPLPTEPAAEEPIYVNAKQYSAILRRRQFRARLEAQNKLMKSRKPYLHESRHLHAMKRARGSGGRFLNTKQQQQQQEDAPPSAIMVCQDAPTSKYLSGGHPTGSSATLTTSNMMMASTSGSRTVQQHQFGFSSSKYRPHATVSVQGGCSKMQNGSEHRVPPMR; this is encoded by the exons ATGGACATCATGGCAGAAAATGGTAATCAGTTAAAGCATCTAGGCCATCAAATGCACAACCAAAACTCACCGTCTACTCAGTCAACTGGTCAACCCCATCAAGAAGTATCAGAAACAAGCGATTGCAACAACCACGAGCAACATATTTCATCACAATCTG GCGTAAATAATACGCCAAAAAAGCCAGTTGAATGTCATATGAAGGCAGTTCTATCACTAGGGGCTTCAGAAGCTACCTATGCACCTCCAAAACTTGATTGTAGCCAGCCTTTT GCTTGTATATCATATCCATATGCTGATATATACTATGGAGGCATCCCGGCTGTTTATGGACCACATGCTATA ATTCACCCCCAAATGGCTGGAGTAGCATCCTATGCTCGAGTACCTTTGCCTACTGAACCTGCTGCTGAAGAACCCATTTATGTGAATGCAAAACAATACAGTGCAATCCTCAGAAGGAGGCAATTTCGTGCAAGGTTGGAGGCTCAAAACAAACTTATGAAATCTCGAAAG CCATACCTTCACGAGTCTCGACATCTTCACGCGATGAAACGGGCAAGAGGATCAGGGGGACGTTTCCTTAACAcgaaacagcagcagcagcagcaggaggatgCTCCGCCTTCTGCCATCATGGTGTGCCAGGATGCCCCGACTTCTAAATACTTATCCGGTGGTCATCCTACTGGCTCGTCTGCCACATTAACCACCTCCAACATGATGATGGCTTCGACCAGCGGAAGCAGGACAGTGCAGCAGCATCAGTTCGGCTTTTCTTCATCCAAGTACCGCCCTCATGCTACGGTGTCTGTTCAAGGTGGCTGCAGCAAAATGCAAAATGGCTCTGAGCATCGAGTCCCTCCGATGAGGTAA
- the LOC135645650 gene encoding casein kinase 1-like protein HD16 has translation MPELQSGVRRGGHAPPPPTEAVDRPLRNTRARAAAKKPAPAEVAVVVGRRGRTRAAPSRPVAKGRQRVRLAKERRDLVEEGEGKGSDQLKEVIVVVEEEEKKGKERANLAEEIRGKEVMGDDSGGLSANKVAVQEEEGNTTPFPKKVQVGGSPVYKVERKLGKGGFGQVFVGRRVTGGIDRTMGPGALEVAIKFEHRNSKGCNYGPPYEWQVYSALGGSYGVPRVHYKGRQGDYYVMVMDMLGPSLWDAWNSSGQTMSSEMVACIAVESISILEKMHSKGYVHGDVKPENFLLGQPATPQEKKLYLVDLGLATRWKDASNGHHVEYDQRPDVFRGTVRYASVHAHLGRTASRRDDLESLAYTLIFLHRGRLPWQGYQGDNKSFLVCKKKMATSAEMLCCFCPPPFKQFLELVVNMKFDEEPNYSKLISLFDGLIGTNPASRPINTDGAQKVGQKRGRLTIDDDEQSQQRKKIRLGVPATQWISVYNARLPMKQRYHYNVADARLAQHIDKGNEDGLLISCVASSSNLWALIMDAGTGFTSQIYELSPFFLHKEWVMDQWEKNYYITSLAGSNNGSSLVVMSKGTQYTQQSYKVSESFPFKWINKKWKEGFHVTSMATAGSRWGIVMSRNAGFSDQVVELDFLYPSEGIHRRWDNGYRITCMGATWDQAALILSVPKRKPCDETQETLRTSAFPSAHVKDKWAKNLYLASICYGRTVS, from the exons ATGCCAGAGCTGCAGAGTGGGGTGCGTCGAGGGGGCCATGCTCCGCCGCCACCGACGGAAGCGGTAGATCGCCCCCTGCGGAATACGAGGGCACGGGCCGCTGCCAAGAAACCGGCGCCTGCTGAGGTTGCCGTCGTGGTTGGCCGTCGGGGGAGGACCAGGGCTGCGCCTTCGCGGCCGGTGGCCAAGGGGAGGCAGCGTGTGAGACTGGCCAAGGAGAGACGGGATTTGGTCGAGGAGGGGGAGGGGAAGGGATCGGATCAGTTGAAGGAGGTGATCGTGGTggtggaagaggaagaaaagaaaggaaaggaacgtGCAAATCTAGCGGAGGAAATAAGAGGGAAGGAAGTAATGGGTGACGACAGTGGTGGATTGAGCGCCAACAAAGTTGCGGTACAGGAAGAGGAGGGGAACACTACACCGTTCCCCAAAAAG GTTCAGGTTGGTGGTTCTCCCGTATATAAGGTTGAAAGGAAGCTGGGCAAGGGTGGGTTTGGCCAGGTTTTTGTTGGTCGACGAGTCACTGGTGGCATTGATCGAACAATGGGTCCTGGTGCATTGGAG GTTGCCATCAAATTTGAGCACAGGAACAGCAAAGGCTGTAATTATGGCCCTCCTTATGAATGGCAAGTTTATAG TGCTCTCGGTGGTAGTTATGGAGTGCCAAGGGTACATTATAAAGGTCGGCAAGGTGACTACTATGTGATG GTAATGGACATGCTAGGTCCCAGCCTTTGGGATGCTTGGAATTCTTCAGGTCAAAC gaTGTCATCAGAAATGGTTGCTTGCATTGCTGTTGAGTCCATATCAATCCttgagaagatgcattcaaaagg ATATGTCCATGGAGATGTAAAGCCTGAAAATTTCCTTCTTGGTCAGCCTGCAACACCTCAAGAGAAGAAACTATATCTTGTTGATCTTGGATTAG CCACAAGATGGAAAGATGCTAGCAATGGTCATCATGTTGAGTATGACCAACGCCCAGATGTGTTCAG AGGAACTGTTCGATATGCCAGTGTTCATGCACATCTAGGAAGAACCGCAAGCCGGCGTGACGATCTGGAGTCTCTTGCATATACACTAATTTTTCTTCATCGAGGCAGATTACCATGGCAAGGATACCAG GGTGATAATAAATCTTTCTTAGTTTGTAAGAAAAAGATGGCAACATCTGCTGAGATGCTATGTTGTTTCTGTCCTCCACCATTTAAGCAATTTCTTGAGCTTGTGGTTAACATGAAGTTCGATGAGGAACCAAACTACTCTAAGCTTATTTCTCTCTTTGATGGATTGATTGGAACAAATCCAGCATCTAGGCCAATCAACACTGATGGTGCTCAAAAG GTTGGTCAAAAACGTGGTAGATTGACTATTGATGATGATGAACAAAGCCAACAAAGGAAGAAGATCCGTTTAGGAGTACCTGCGACCCAGTGGATTTCTGTATATAATGCTAGGCTTCCAATGAAACAAAG GTACCACTACAATGTCGCTGATGCACGTCTGGCACAACATATAGACAAGGGAAATGAGGATGGTTTACTTATTAGTTGTGTTGCATCGAGCTCCAATTTGTGGGCCCTTATTATGGATGCAGGAACTGGTTTCACATCTCAGATCTATGAGTTGTCACCATTCTTTCTCCACAAG GAATGGGTTATGGATCAATGGGAGAAGAACTACTATATAACTTCTCTTGCTGGTTCCAACAATGGAAGTTCTCTTGTAGTTATGTCGAAAG GCACCCAATACACGCAGCAGTCTTACAAAGTAAGCGAATCTTTCCCCTTCAAATGGATAAACAAGAAGTGGAAAGAAGGATTTCATGTCACATCGATGGCAACAGCTGGGAGCCGATGGGGCATTGTCATGTCACGCAATGCTGGTTTTAGTGATCAG GTTGTTGAATTAGACTTCCTGTATCCAAGTGAGGGCATCCACAGACGTTGGGACAATGGATatcgcattacttgtatgggtgcCACTTGGGATCAGGCTGCTCTTATCCTTAGTGTGCCCAAGCGGAAGCCTTGTGATGAGACTCAGGAAACCCTTAGAACATCAGCATTTCCAAGTGCCCATGTTAAG GATAAATGGGCAAAGAATCTGTACCTTGCTTCGATCTGCTATGGACGGACCGTATCATGA